One part of the Numida meleagris isolate 19003 breed g44 Domestic line unplaced genomic scaffold, NumMel1.0 unplaced_Scaffold421, whole genome shotgun sequence genome encodes these proteins:
- the LOC110391614 gene encoding T-cell-interacting, activating receptor on myeloid cells protein 1-like isoform X1: MPLAGWCLVAASRAQQLPQPSLSLHPSQGVSLGDTVTLRCHLPQLAAWVWLYQEGGGTYSKSKDKQQDSAEFSFVSTNREHTGTYQCQYWVSESEEISEQSDPVQLVVTGEGTGDSRWFWVPPTEPCPNAVPFPYADRSFPPPSISLHTKEYVGKGTNVTIWCRNKAFGATFLLHKDGHSAPVQHQDSNLGGTATFTLFGVTPADTGTYQCSYRPWRYPFVSSPLGSSVTLEVAPTPAPPDPTGATFTSHGNLVALVAGGCTAAFVFILILVVFFLLAARRRRIRRDESPGSPTRNPEAMEFQVPPGDSESLTYIKLQAVTPSTQHPTPPAAPQPSVIYAKVATGGHH; the protein is encoded by the exons TGCCCCAACCCTCCCTGTCgctgcaccccagccagggggtgtccctgggggacactgtcaccctgcgctgccacctgccccagcTGGCTGCCTGGGTCTGGCTGTACCAGGAAGGAGGTGGGACATACAGCAAGAGCAAGGACAAGCAGCAGGACTCAGCTGAGTTCTCCTTTGTCAGCACAAATCGGGAACACACAGGTACATATCAGTGCCAGTACTGGGTGTCTGAGTCAGAGGAGATATCAGAGCAGAGTGATCCCGTGcagctggtggtgacaggtgagggcactggggacagcagaTGGTTCTGGGTGCCCCCAACAGAACCATGTCCCAATGCTGTCCCCTTCCCTTATGCAGATCGGAGCTTCCCACCACCCAGCATCTCCCTTCACACCAAGGAATATGTGGGAAAGGGGACAAATGTCACCATATGGTGCAGGAACAAGGCTTTTGGGGCCaccttcctcctgcacaaggatgGGCACTCAGCCCCAGTCCAGCACCAGGACTCTAACCTTGGGGGTACAGCCACCTTCACCCTCTTTGGGGTGACCCCAGCTGACACTGGCACCTATCAATGCTCCTACCGCCCCTGGCGTTACCCCTTTGTGTCCTCACCCCTTGGGAGCAGCGTGACACTGGAGGTGGCACCCACACCTGCACCCCCAG ACCCCACAGGTGCTACATTTACTTCTCATGGGAACCTGGTGGCGTTGGTGGCTGggggctgcactgctgcctttgtcttcatcctcatccttgTCGTCTTCTTCCTCCTCGCCGCCCGCAGACGTCGGATACGGAGAGATGAGAGCCCTG GTTCCCCCACAAGAAATCCTGAGGCCATGGAGTTCCAG gtgccacccGGTGACAGCGAGAGTCTGACCTACATCAAGCTGCAAGCTGTGacccccagcacacagcacccaaccccccctgctgccccccagccctcTGTTATCTACGCCAAGGTGGCCACTGGGGGGCACCACTGA
- the LOC110391614 gene encoding T-cell-interacting, activating receptor on myeloid cells protein 1-like isoform X2 has protein sequence MPLAGWCLVAASRAQQLPQPSLSLHPSQGVSLGDTVTLRCHLPQLAAWVWLYQEGGGTYSKSKDKQQDSAEFSFVSTNREHTGTYQCQYWVSESEEISEQSDPVQLVVTGEGTGDSRWFWVPPTEPCPNAVPFPYADRSFPPPSISLHTKEYVGKGTNVTIWCRNKAFGATFLLHKDGHSAPVQHQDSNLGGTATFTLFGVTPADTGTYQCSYRPWRYPFVSSPLGSSVTLEVAPTPAPPGATFTSHGNLVALVAGGCTAAFVFILILVVFFLLAARRRRIRRDESPGSPTRNPEAMEFQVPPGDSESLTYIKLQAVTPSTQHPTPPAAPQPSVIYAKVATGGHH, from the exons TGCCCCAACCCTCCCTGTCgctgcaccccagccagggggtgtccctgggggacactgtcaccctgcgctgccacctgccccagcTGGCTGCCTGGGTCTGGCTGTACCAGGAAGGAGGTGGGACATACAGCAAGAGCAAGGACAAGCAGCAGGACTCAGCTGAGTTCTCCTTTGTCAGCACAAATCGGGAACACACAGGTACATATCAGTGCCAGTACTGGGTGTCTGAGTCAGAGGAGATATCAGAGCAGAGTGATCCCGTGcagctggtggtgacaggtgagggcactggggacagcagaTGGTTCTGGGTGCCCCCAACAGAACCATGTCCCAATGCTGTCCCCTTCCCTTATGCAGATCGGAGCTTCCCACCACCCAGCATCTCCCTTCACACCAAGGAATATGTGGGAAAGGGGACAAATGTCACCATATGGTGCAGGAACAAGGCTTTTGGGGCCaccttcctcctgcacaaggatgGGCACTCAGCCCCAGTCCAGCACCAGGACTCTAACCTTGGGGGTACAGCCACCTTCACCCTCTTTGGGGTGACCCCAGCTGACACTGGCACCTATCAATGCTCCTACCGCCCCTGGCGTTACCCCTTTGTGTCCTCACCCCTTGGGAGCAGCGTGACACTGGAGGTGGCACCCACACCTGCACCCCCAG GTGCTACATTTACTTCTCATGGGAACCTGGTGGCGTTGGTGGCTGggggctgcactgctgcctttgtcttcatcctcatccttgTCGTCTTCTTCCTCCTCGCCGCCCGCAGACGTCGGATACGGAGAGATGAGAGCCCTG GTTCCCCCACAAGAAATCCTGAGGCCATGGAGTTCCAG gtgccacccGGTGACAGCGAGAGTCTGACCTACATCAAGCTGCAAGCTGTGacccccagcacacagcacccaaccccccctgctgccccccagccctcTGTTATCTACGCCAAGGTGGCCACTGGGGGGCACCACTGA